A genomic region of Raphanus sativus cultivar WK10039 chromosome 6, ASM80110v3, whole genome shotgun sequence contains the following coding sequences:
- the LOC130496900 gene encoding myrosinase-like — protein sequence MKLLHGLALVFLLAAASCKAYEEITCEENEPFTCNNTARLSSKNFPKDFIFGVASSAYQIEGGRGRGVNIWDGFSHRYPEKAGSDLKNGDTSCESYTRWQKDVDVMGEINATGYRFSFAWSRIIPKGKVSRGVNQGGLDYYHSLIDALLEKNITPFVTLFHWDLPQTLQDEYEGFLDRQIIQDFKDYADLCFREFGGKVKHWITINQLYTVPTRGYAIGTDAPGRCSPMVDTKHRCYGGNSSTEPYIVAHNQLLAHATVVDLYRTKYKFQRGKIGPVMITRWFLPFDESDPASIEAAERMNQFFHGWYMEPLTKGRYPDIMRQIVGSRLPNFTEEEAALVARSYDFLGLNYYVTQYAQPKPNTYPSPKHTAQDDAGVKLSYKNSRGEFIGPLFVEDKDNGNSYYYPKGIYYVMDYFKTKYGNPLIYVTENGFSTPDSENREQAIADYRRIDYLCSHLCFLRKVINEKGINVRGYFAWALGDNYEFCKGFTVRFGLSYVNWADLNDRNLKESGKWYQRFISGTVKNPAKQDFLRSSLSSQSQKKRLADA from the exons ATGAAGCTTCTTCATGGACTCGCTTTAGTTTTTCTATTAGCTGCTGCGAGTTGCAAAGCTTACGAAGAAATTACTTGCGAAGAGAATGAACCATTCACATGTAATAACACTGCTCGTTTAAGCAGTAAAAACTTCCCAAAAGACTTCATCTTCGGTGTTGCATCTTCAGCGTACCAG aTCGAAGGAGGGAGAGGTCGCGGTGTTAACATTTGGGATGGCTTCAGTCACCGATACCCAG AGAAAGCTGGGTCAGATTTGAAGAATGGAGACACTAGTTGTGAATCATATACGAGATGGCAG AAAGATGTAGACGTGATGGGCGAAATCAATGCTACTGGCTACCGATTCTCCTTTGCATGGTCAAGAATCATTCCAA AAGGAAAAGTGAGTAGGGGAGTGAACCAAGGAGGCCTTGATTACTACCACAGCCTCATAGATGCACTCCTCGAAAAGAATATAACGCCTTTCGTTACCCTCTTTCACTGGGACCTTCCTCAAACACTCCAAGATGAGTATGAAGGTTTCTTGGACCGCCAGATCAT CCAAGATTTCAAAGATTATGCGGATCTGTGTTTCCGAGAATTTGGTGGAAAGGTAAAGCATTGGATCACGATCAACCAGCTATACACAGTGCCTACAAGAGGCTATGCGATCGGAACAGATGCACCCGGTCGATGTTCTCCTATGGTTGATACCAAGCACAGATGTTACGGCGGAAATTCTTCAACAGAACCCTACATCGTTGCACATAACCAGCTTCTTGCTCATGCTACGGTCGTCGATCTTTACAGGACCAAATATAAG TTCCAAAGAGGGAAGATTGGACCTGTGATGATAACAAGATGGTTTCTTCCATTTGATGAGTCTGATCCGGCCTCCATAGAAGCAGCTGAGAGGATGAACCAATTCTTCCATGgatg GTACATGGAGCCTCTAACAAAGGGTAGATACCCAGATATCATGAGGCAGATTGTGGGTAGTCGGCTTCCCAACTTTACCGAGGAAGAAGCCGCACTCGTTGCCCGTTCATATGATTTTCTTGGTCTCAACTATTACGTCACTCAGTACGCTCAGCCGAAACCTAACACCTATCCTTCACCGAAACACACTGCCCAGGATGACGCTGGCGTAAAGCTCTCAT ATAAAAATTCACGTGGTGAATTTATTGGTCCACTG TTCGTTGAAGACAAAGACAACGGCAACAGCTATTACTACCCAAAAGGAATTTATTACGTAATGGACTACTTCAAAACCAAATACGGCAACCCTTTAATCTATGTCACCGAGAACG GATTTAGTACGCCCGATTCAGAAAACCGTGAGCAGGCTATTGCGGATTACAGGCGAATTGATTATCTCTGTAGTCATCTATGTTTTCTTCGTAAGGTCATCAA CGAGAAGGGTATTAACGTGAGAGGATACTTTGCATGGGCCCTTGGTGATAATTATGAATTCTGTAAAGGCTTTACCGTCAGATTTGGACTTAGTTATGTTAATTGGGCTGATCTCAACGACAGAAACCTCAAAGAATCTGGCAAATGGTACCAGAGATTCATTAGTGGGACTGTCAAGAACCCTGCGAAACAAGATTTCCTCCGCTCAAGCCTCTCCTCTCAGAGTCAGAAGAAGAGACTTGCTGATGCATGA
- the LOC108809128 gene encoding anaphase-promoting complex subunit 11 isoform X2 translates to MKVKVLRILLLRLLCIHRWHAVASWTWDAQDETCGICRMPFDGCCPDCKLPGDDCPLIWGACNHSFHLHCILKWVNSQTSQAHCPMCRREWQFKE, encoded by the exons ATGAAAGTCAAGGTCTTGCGTATCCTTCTACTTCGTCTTCTCTGCATACATAG GTGGCACGCGGTTGCGTCATGGACATGGGATGCTCAAGATGAGACATGTGGGATATGTCGTATGCCATTTGACGGTTGTTGTCCAGACTGCAAACTCCCTGGAGATGATTGCCCTCTAA TTTGGGGAGCTTGCAACCATTCGTTCCATCTCCATTGTATATTGAAATGGGTCAATTCACAGACGAGTCAAGCTCATTGCCCCATGTGCCGTAGAGAATGGCAATTCAAAGAGTAA
- the LOC108809128 gene encoding anaphase-promoting complex subunit 11 isoform X1 gives MFLNLGFCFHKKKKCFFLDSQCYYVFTDFKKTEWHAVASWTWDAQDETCGICRMPFDGCCPDCKLPGDDCPLIWGACNHSFHLHCILKWVNSQTSQAHCPMCRREWQFKE, from the exons ATGTTTCTTAATTTAGGATTTTgtttccacaaaaaaaaaaaatgtttcttccTTGACTCTCAGTGCTACTATGTCTTTACTGActttaaaaaaacaga GTGGCACGCGGTTGCGTCATGGACATGGGATGCTCAAGATGAGACATGTGGGATATGTCGTATGCCATTTGACGGTTGTTGTCCAGACTGCAAACTCCCTGGAGATGATTGCCCTCTAA TTTGGGGAGCTTGCAACCATTCGTTCCATCTCCATTGTATATTGAAATGGGTCAATTCACAGACGAGTCAAGCTCATTGCCCCATGTGCCGTAGAGAATGGCAATTCAAAGAGTAA
- the LOC108809810 gene encoding agamous-like MADS-box protein AGL80 has translation MTRQKVKMAYIENESSRKATYKKRKNGILKKANELATLCGVPVGVIIDSAYDLSPEVWPSREEMDKVVSQWQRLPVMDRTKKMLNQQSYLQQRISKETETCKKLTKENKELEMKEVMFDCLSGKTSPSRIEISDLRGCGNVIEQYLKNLKRRIEILSKNDGASSSSVHAAATTSAAMPIVEMGSSSTAFSDMIRQQQIQSNMNQTVRGLDLNQQQW, from the coding sequence ATGACCAGACAAAAGGTGAAGATGGCTTACATCGAAAATGAGTCGTCAAGGAAAGCAACatacaagaaaagaaagaatgGTATCTTGAAGAAAGCCAACGAGTTAGCAACTCTCTGTGGCGTCCCGGTCGGTGTAATCATCGACAGTGCGTACGACTTGAGCCCGGAGGTGTGGCCATCGAGAGAAGAAATGGACAAGGTTGTGTCCCAGTGGCAGAGGTTGCCGGTGATGGACAGGACCAAGAAGATGCTGAATCAACAGTCTTATCTTCAACAGAGGATCTCCAAAGAAACTGAGACATGTAAGAAACTGACCAAAGAGAACAAAGAGTTGGAGATGAAAGAGGTTATGTTTGATTGTCTTAGTGGCAAGACTTCACCATCTCGTATTGAGATAAGTGATCTTCGTGGTTGTGGTAATGTCATTGAGCAGTACCTAAAGAATCTTAAACGTAGGATTGAGATTCTTAGTAAGAACGATGGAGCGTCTTCTTCATCTGTCCATGCTGCTGCAACTACATCTGCTGCCATGCCTATAGTTGAGATGGGATCTTCTTCAACCGCATTTAGCGATATGATTCGTCAACAACAGATTCAAAGTAATATGAATCAGACCGTTAGGGGCTTGGATCTGAATCAGCAACAGTGGTGA
- the LOC108813449 gene encoding putative RNA polymerase II subunit B1 CTD phosphatase RPAP2 homolog, with translation MSKDHQAITINDAVHKIQLSLLNNGVTSRNHLFSAAALMSQSDYEDVVTERTIAKLCGYPLCRSSLPSDVSRRGKYRVSLKEHRVYDVREARKFCSAGCLVSSRAFAKSLQEVRTSEFDAGKLGGILGLFGDVEESLGVKEGLGLEKLSIRENRDVRGGEVVDLEEWMGPSSAVEGYVPFDRSNCKSNDGKKDSKAKSKEKKQEDPPFKEMDFTSTVIVPDECSVSGNYNSKQDSKAKNDQKNQEDPPFKEMGFTSEVIIPDECSVSKLPPQTKQPSPVVKPEDSQGKTPKKSRFRREKEKEKLDLASFGFDAMGCASSVTGSDGYSFEYSVSKQPPSSTEDPLGGQLKDGLKTLDEKCSLTGSSSASKGKGFKPPPRRKQASLVGESSKGKTVVTVMEKDIISSVVDEMGVMSDGYSIEYNVSKQPPCSIEDPISSHLEGSQTLGKKNSLLGSSSGGSNTKGLGKKVISDSCEGLKPHEDMCSSSKTVTKSCLKVSGSKKLSHSVTWADQSDVRGDLCEVRSNGMESHPNLSSTDTEDVNSVSRLALAEACAKALSQAAEAVSSGDLDASDAAAKAGIIVLPSTHQLDGEVSEEGNEEEMSEEEEEATLLKWPNKPGMPDSDLFDRDQSWFDETPDGFNLTLSTFAMMWDALFGWVSSSSLAYIYGKDESAHEEFLTVNGKEYPRRIVLGEGLSSEIKETVAGCLARAVPRVATDLRLPTPISELEKGLGGLLETMSLTGAVPSFRLEQWLVIVLLFLDALSVARIPRIAPYILNRSKVLEGSGIGNEEYETMKDILLPLGRVPQFATLCGA, from the exons ATGTCGAAGGATCATCAAGCAATCACCATCAACGATGCGGTTCACAAGATCCAGCTCTCGCTACTCAACAACGGCGTCACTTCCCGGAACCACCTCTTCTCGGCCGCGGCCTTGATGTCTCAATCGGACTACGAAGACGTCGTGACGGAGCGAACCATCGCCAAGCTCTGCGGCTACCCTCTCTGCAGATCGTCCCTCCCTTCCGACGTCTCGAGAAGAGGGAAGTATCGCGTGTCCTTGAAGGAGCACAGGGTGTACGACGTCCGGGAGGCTCGGAAGTTCTGCTCGGCGGGGTGTCTCGTTAGCAGCCGAGCGTTCGCGAAGAGTCTTCAGGAGGTTCGTACCTCGGAGTTTGATGCGGGGAAGCTTGGTGGGATTCTTGGTTTGTTTGGGGATGTGGAAGAGTCTCTGGGTGTGAAAGAGGGTTTGGGGTTGGAGAAGTTGAGTATTCGTGAGAATAGGGATGTGAGAGGTGGAGAGGTGGTGGATTTGGAGGAGTGGATGGGTCCTTCTAGTGCTGTTGAAGGTTATGTTCCTTTTGATCGAAGCAATTGCAAATCCAATGATGGTAAAAAGG ATTCCAAGGCTAAGAGTAAAGAAAAGAAGCAGGAGGATCCACCTTTTAAAGAGATGGATTTTACTAGCACAGTTATTGTTCCTGATGAGTGCAGTGTAAGCGGCAATTACAACTCCAAACAAG ATTCCAAGGCTAAGAATGATCAAAAGAATCAGGAGGACCCGCCTTTTAAAGAGATGGGTTTCACTAGCGAAGTTATCATTCCTGATGAGTGTAGTGTCTCCAAGCTTCCACCTCAGACCAAACAGCCTTCTCCTGTAGTGAAACCTGAGGATAGCCAAGggaaaacaccaaaaaaatcgA GGTTTCGTCgtgaaaaagaaaaggaaaagctCGATTTGGCGAGCTTTGGGTTTGATGCAATGGGTTGCGCGAGCTCAGTCACTGGGAGTGATGGATACAGCTTTGAATATAGCGTGTCTAAGCAGCCACCATCTTCAACGGAAGACCCTCTTGGTGGCCAACTGAAAGATGGTCTCAAGACTTTGGATGAGAAGTGTTCTCTAACAGGCTCCTCTTCTGCGTCTAAAGGGAAGGGGTTTAAGCCTCCACCACGACGTAAACAAGCTTCTCTTGTAGGGGAATCAAGTAAAGGGAAAACAGTTGTAACAGTCATGGAGAAGGATATTATAAGTTCTGTGGTTGATGAGATGGGTGTGATGAGCGATGGATACAGTATAGAATATAATGTGTCTAAGCAGCCACCATGTTCAATAGAAGATCCTATAAGTTCTCACCTAGAAGGTTCTCAGACGTTAGGCAAGAAAAATAGTCTACTAGGATCATCCTCTGGTGGTTCTAATACAAAAGGTTTGGGAAAGAAAGTTATATCTGATTCTTGTGAGGGACTTAAACCTCATGAGGATATGTGTTCATCAAGTAAAACCGTCACTAAATCATGCCTTAAAGTGTCTGGCTCTAAGAAACTTAGCCATTCAGTTACTTGGGCTGATCAGAGTGACGTCCGTGGTGATCTTTGTGAGGTTAGAAGCAATGGTATGGAGTCACATCCTAACCTGTCTTCTACTGATACAGAGGATGTCAATAGTGTCTCACGCCTTGCATTAGCAGAAGCCTGTGCCAAGGCATTGAGCCAAGCTGCTGAAGCTGTTTCTTCAGGAGATTTAGATGCAAGTGATGCTG CTGCAAAAGCTGGAATCATTGTGTTGCCAAGCACCCATCAACTTGATGGAGAGGTGTCTGAGGAGGGAAACGAGGAGGAAATGAgtgaagaggaggaggaagcaaCGCTTCTGAAGTGGCCAAATAAGCCTGGGATGCCAGATTCTGATTTGTTTGACCGTGACCAGTCTTGGTTCGATGAAACTCCAGATGGATTCAATCTAACC CTATCAACCTTTGCTATGATGTGGGATGCACTGTTTGGATGGGTATCATCCTCTTCTCTGGCGTACATCTATGGGAAGGATGAGTCTGCTCATGAGGAGTTCTTGACAGTTAACGGCAAAGAGTATCCCAGGAGGATAGTCCTGGGAGAAGGGCTTTCGTCAGAGATCAAGGAGACAGTTGCTGGGTGTCTTGCAAGAGCTGTGCCTAGAGTTGCCACTGATCTTAGGCTGCCAACACCTATCTCCGAGCTGGAGAAGGGATTG GGAGGCTTGTTGGAGACAATGTCGTTGACAGGGGCGGTTCCGTCGTTTAGGTTAGAACAATGGTTAGTGATTGTGCTTCTGTTCCTGGACGCGTTGTCTGTGGCTCGCATTCCTCGGATTGCACCTTATATATTGAACAGAAGCAAG GTGTTGGAAGGAAGTGGGATTGGTAATGAAGAGTATGAGACAATGAAGGATATTCTATTACCGCTTGGTCGTGTTCCTCAATTTGCTACACTATGCGGGGCTTAG
- the LOC108807897 gene encoding B3 domain-containing protein At5g26805 — translation MIKTMFYTFFRTKHQEENANNDQILPQEIDIRPITPCPWDIIKTLSPLEVGYRGRLQLPMVYIQATILRHIPDLMSKTHMKIGHFALKVKDLDTNTVHTVSFWKVIQEDNFSTRETWIKEFVKRRSLEPGMVVGMYWDFNVTMLCFSVLEMKGVDE, via the coding sequence ATGATCAAAACAATGTTCTACACCTTCTTTCGAACAAAACACCAAGAAGAAAACGCCAACAATGATCAAATACTTCCTCAAGAAATCGACATCCGTCCCATAACTCCTTGTCCTTGGGATATCATCAAAACCCTATCTCCCCTCGAAGTCGGGTACAGAGGCAGACTCCAACTTCCAATGGTGTATATCCAGGCTACTATACTGAGACACATACCAGATCTCATGTCTAAAACACATATGAAGATTGGTCATTTCGCTTTAAAGGTGAAGGATCTCGATACAAACACAGTCCACACTGTTTCATTCTGGAAGGTCATTCAAGAAGATAATTTTTCGACGCGTGAAACCTGGATCAAAGAATTTGTGAAGAGGAGGAGTCTTGAGCCTGGCATGGTTGTTGGTATGTATTGGGATTTTAACGTTACCATGCTTTGTTTCTCGGTGTTGGAAATGAAGGGCGTGGATGAAT